From Camelina sativa cultivar DH55 chromosome 20, Cs, whole genome shotgun sequence, the proteins below share one genomic window:
- the LOC104768768 gene encoding anthranilate synthase alpha subunit 1, chloroplastic produces MSTSMNVATMQPLSFSRRLVPFRGLSSSSSVTVTGYSGRSSAYPPSFRSIKCVSVSPEASIVSDTKKLGDASKSTNLIPIYRCIFSDQLTPVLAYRCLVKEDDREAPSFLFESVEPGSQMSSVGRYSVIGAQPAMEIVAKETKVTVMDHKNETMTEEYVEDPMEIPRQISEKWNPDPQLVQDLPDAFCGGWVGFFSYDTVRYVEKRKLPFSKAPEDDRNLPDMHLGLYDDVIVFDHVEKKAYVIHWIRLNGSLPYEKAYSNGMQHLENLVAKLHDIEPPKLAAGNVNLQTRQFGPTLTNSNVTCEEYKEAVVKAKEHILAGDIFQIVLSQRFERRTFADPFEVYRALRVVNPSPYMGYLQARGCIMVASSPEILTKVKQNKIVNRPLAGTSKRGKNEVEDKRLEKELLENEKQCAEHIMLVDLGRNDVGKVAKYGSVKVEKLMNIERYSHVMHISSTVTGELQDDLTCWDTLRAALPVGTVSGAPKVKAMELIDELEPTRRGPYSGGFGGVSFTGDMDIALSLRTIVFPTACQYNTMYSYKNANKRREWVAYLQAGAGVVADSDPQDELCECQNKAAGLARAIDLAESAFVKK; encoded by the exons ATGTCTACCTCTATGAATGTAGCCACTATGCAACCATTGAGTTTCTCTCGCCGGCTTGTCCCTTTTCGtggactctcttcttcttcttctgtgacCGTTACTGGATATTCCGGTCGAAGCTCCGCTTACCCGCCTTCTTTCCGTTCGATTAAATGCGTCTCTGTTTCTCCGGAAGCTTCAATAG TAAGTGATACAAAGAAGTTGGGAGATGCTTCTAAGAGTACAAACCTTATACCAATCTACCGTTGTATATTCTCTGATCAGCTTACTCCTGTTCTTGCTTACCGTTGTTTGGTCAAAGAAGATGACCGTGAAGCTCCTAGCTTTCTTTTTGAGTCTGTTGAGCCTGGTTCTCAGATGTCCAGCGTT GGTCGTTATAGTGTTATTGGGGCTCAGCCTGCGATGGAGATAGTGGCAAAGGAGACTAAAGTTACTGTAATGGATCACAAAAACGAAACCATGACTGAGGAATACGTCGAAGATCCAATGGAGATCCCTAGACAAATCTCCGAGAAATGGAACCCTGATCCTCAACTAGTTCAGGACCTTCCTGATGCTTTTTGTG GTGGGTGGGTTGGTTTTTTCTCGTATGACACAGTTCGCTATGTCGAGAAGAGGAAATTACCATTTTCAAAGGCCCCTGAAGATGATAGGAACTTGCCAGACATGCATCTTGGTCTTTATGACGATGTAATTGTATTTGATCACGTTGAGAAG AAAGCGTATGTTATTCATTGGATTAGACTAAACGGGAGCCTTCCTTACGAGAAGGCATACAGTAATGGAATGCAACATTTGGAGAACTTGGTGGCCAAGTTACACGATATTGAGCC GCCAAAGCTGGCTGCAGGTAACGTGAATCTTCAGACACGACAATTTGGGCCGACGCTTACAAACTCGAACGTGACATGCGAAGAGTACAAGGAGGCTGTGGTCAAGGCCAAGGAACATATACTTGCAGGAGACATATTCCAGATCGTGCTGAGTCAACGTTTTGAGAGGCGGACATTTGCAGACCCCTTTGAAGTTTATAGAGCACTAAGAGTTGTGAATCCAAGTCCGTATATGGGTTATTTGCAG GCTAGAGGATGTATTATGGTAGCATCAAGTCCAGAAATTCTCACCAAAGTAAAGCAG AACAAGATAGTGAATCGGCCATTAGCAGGAACCAGCAAGAGAGGGAAGAATGAAGTTGAGGATAAGAGATTAGAGAAGGAACTGCTAGAGAATGAAAAGCAATGTGCTGAGCACATCATGTTGGTTGATCTTGGTCGCAACGATGTTGGAAAGGTTGCGAAATACGGATCAGTCAAAGTAGAGAAGCTTATGAACATCGAACGTTATTCCCATGTTATGCATATAAGCTCAACG GTGACAGGAGAATTACAAGATGATCTGACTTGCTGGGACACACTACGTGCGGCATTACCAGTGGGAACAGTTAGTGGCGCACCAAAGGTCAAAGCCATGGAACTAATCGATGAGCTAGAGCCAACAAGGCGTGGACCATACAGTGGCGGTTTTGGTGGAGTCTCCTTCACTGGTGACATGGACATTGCTTTATCCCTCAGGACAATCGTTTTCCCGACAGCATGTCAATACAATACAATGTACTCTTACAAGAATGCCAACAAACGCCGTGAGTGGGTGGCTTATCTACAAGCTGGAGCCGGTGTAGTAGCTGATAGTGACCCGCAAGACGAACTCTGTGAGTGCCAGAACAAAGCCGCTGGTCTTGCTCGAGCCATTGACTTGGCCGAATCTGCATTTGTTAAAAAATGA